The following coding sequences lie in one Epinephelus moara isolate mb chromosome 17, YSFRI_EMoa_1.0, whole genome shotgun sequence genomic window:
- the LOC126403980 gene encoding receptor-type tyrosine-protein phosphatase eta-like, with protein MGELSLKCKVSILISWALVLTCSAAKQDYFFHSGNLTWEQARNHCQVCYQDLATLTPENIQTIAKEQNITSDCWIGLRKNFDYNSTSNSSMPWSRWANGDPLLFQNWYPGWPVFRSSLPKRYCCTCQGTSQDATSLTGLAEETTENTTNMSNFTDQTVTDSTGLGESIQTVTDSTGFGESIQTVTDSTGFGESTSQNITPITAAPTMTTQPPAEAGCVPILDLSESDTNFIEDSCVAMLSFGAWVEKNCWELLSYICYEDRFCGEVTMTDRTSDSAVLTWEPGPGDISHYRVEVRVNKTLKTEIQTKNLTYKPVNLTGGTGYSVQVFPVKCGRDLNPQELLFYTTPDKVSNLTATIVTETSVHLSWNRPAGNVDFYLIKVQDTDWNKSKTESQGVDKLTPGTCYTFTVISGVLDGSTWSEETSIELYTKPGKVSNLTVSNNTMNSLQLKWVPPEGRVTGYRVVALNDRNHILYSETEETPEKKVTGLPMGTKITLRVSALTNGTSREGDTTTVVNYTAPGPISNLVLNSTYNSLTAKWSPSEGNLSSYTVKLQLDGTLVTTANNVTKLMKHFDGLMNAANYTVIVYAISGHIKSSPVADSTFTKPSPPTDLIVINTSKNQITFQWKAPVNISKATYSVKINSSFWKYSKVETLYNKTSYTSEGLISGTKYDFEVRTITTPEESSDPVTVSNCTEPDKREIGLSMLCSSAEILLCDTTTTRKSVFEQLKAHFNNQLGDNIFWELEEN; from the exons ATGGGGGAGTTGTCTCTCAAGTGTAAAGTCTCCATCCTAATTTCTTGGG CTTTGGTGTTGACGTGCAGCGCTGCAAAACAAGACTACTTCTTTCACTCGGGAAATCTCACCTGGGAGCAGGCCAGGAACCACTGCCAG GTCTGTTACCAAGATCTGGCGACACTGACTCCTGAAAACATCCAAACCATCGCCAAGGAACAAAACATCACCTCTGACTGCTGGATCGGCCTCCGCAAGAACTTTGACTACAACTCCACCAGCAACTCCAGTATGCCCTGGTCCCGCTGGGCCAACGGGGATCCCCTCCTCTTCCAGAACTGGTACCCCGGTTGGCCCGTGTTCAGATCCTCCTTACCAAAAAGATACTGCTGCACCTGCCAAGGAACATCCCAGGATGCGACAAGCTTGACTGGACTCGCAGaagaaacaactgaaaacacaacaaacatgagcaACTTCACAGATCAAACTGTGACAGACTCTACTGGATTGGGGGAATCCATCCAAACTGTGACAGACTCTACTGGATTTGGGGAATCCATCCAAACTGTGACAGACTCTACTGGATTTGGGGAATCCACCAGCCAAAACATTACGCCCATCACAGCTGCGCCCACGATGACCACACAGCCGCCAGCAGAGGCAGGATGTGTGCCGATTCTGGATCTCTCTGAGAGCGATACAAACTTCATCGAAGACTCTTGTGTGGCCATGCTCAGCTTCGGGGCTTGGGTTGAAAAGAACTGCTGGGAGCTTCTGTCTTATATATGTTATGAAG ATCGTTTCTGTGGTGAAGTCACCATGACTGACAGGACTTCCGACAGCGCCGTTCTCACATGGGAACCCGGGCCTGGTGACATCAGCCATTACCGCGTAGAGGTCAGAGTGAACAAAACCCTCAAAACAGAAATCCAGACTAAAAATTTGACCTATAAACCCGTCAACTTGACAGGAGGCACTGGCTACTCAGTCCAGGTGTTCCCTGTGAAGTGTGGGAGAGACCTCAACCCGCAGGAGCTCCTCTTCTACACCA caccAGACAAAGTCTCAAACCTCACGGCCACCATTGTGACAGAAACCTCTGTCCACCTGAGCTGGAACAGACCAGCTGGAAACGTGGATTTCTATCTTATTAAAGTCCAGGATACTGATTGGAACAAAAGTAAAACAGAGAGCCAAGGAGTCGACAAGTTGACACCTGGAACTTGTTACACATTCACCGTCATCTCAGGAGTCCTGGACGGATCCACATGGAGCGAAGAAACCAGCATCGAATTATACACCA AGCCTGGGAAAGTGTCCAACCTGACAGTGTCAAATAATACCATGAACTCACTGCAACTAAAATGGGTGCCACCTGAGGGAAGAGTCACGGGTTACAGAGTGGTGgctttgaatgacagaaatca CATATTGTATAGTGAAACTGAGGAAACACCGGAAAAGAAGGTAACAGGGCTGCCGATGGGCACCAAGATAACCCTCAGGGTATCCGCACTGACCAATGGCACGAGTCGGGAGGGAGACACCACGACTGTCGTCAACTACACTG CtcctggaccaatttcaaaccTGGTTTTGAACTCAACATATAACTCCCTCACTGCCAAGTGGAGTCCATCTGAAGGTAACCTTTCATCATACACTGTCAAGCTCCAGCTGGATGGCACACTTGTAACTACAGCGAACAATGTAACAAAATTGATGAAGCACTTTGACGGACTGATGAATGCAGCCAATTACACCGTGATCGTCTACGCCATTAGTGGACATATCAAAAGCTCACCAGTGGCAGATTCCACATTCACCA aGCCTTCACCACCTACTGATCTTATAGTCATTAACACCTCGAAAAACCAGATCACCTTCCAGTGGAAGGCCCCTGTCAACATATCAAAAGCCACGTActctgtcaaaataaactcCAGCTTCTGGAAATACAGCAAGGTCGAGACTTTGTACAACAAGACTTCCTACACTTCTGAAGGCTTAATATCAGGGACCAAGTACGACTTTGAAGTAAGAACAATTACAACACCTGAAGAGAGTAGTGACCCAGTGACTGTGTCAAACTGTACAG AGCCGGACAAAAGGGAAATCGGTCTGTCTATGTTGTGCTCTTCGGCTGAGATTCTCCTCTGTGACACCACCACCACAAGGAAAAGCGTGTTTGAGCAG tTGAAAGCACATTTCAACAACCAGTTGGGGGACAACATTTTCTGGGAACTCGAGGAGAACTGA